The following are encoded together in the Panicum virgatum strain AP13 chromosome 6K, P.virgatum_v5, whole genome shotgun sequence genome:
- the LOC120712922 gene encoding NEDD8-specific protease 1-like, translating into MGKGSRPASTSTGGEKKGEERVLSHGDVVLIRSDLAILRGPRFINDRIIAFYFAHLSAGLGDDLLLLPPSIPYLLSNLPDPASVAAVAEPLRLASRRLVLLPVNDNPDASVPEGGSHWTLLVLDNTTSPSGPRFVHHDSIRGEPNLPIASRLADALRPLLLQSDSRRRGAVPVVEGPTPRQPNGYDCGVYVMAISRAICGWWKSGHGGHRGGDWFEAVRREVDADSVKAMRGELLQLITTLIQDKANASSISEGNKTGNTD; encoded by the coding sequence atgggcaAGGGCTCCCgccccgcctccacctccaccggcggcgagaagaagGGGGAGGAGCGGGTGCTGAGCCACGGCGACGTCGTGCTCATCCGCTCCGACCTCGCCATTCTCCGCGGGCCTCGCTTCATCAACGACCGCATCATCGCCTTCTACTTCGCCCACCTCTCCGCCGGCCTCGGCGACGACCTCCTCCTGCTCCCACCCTCCATCCCCTACCTTCTCTCCAACCTCCCCGACccggcctccgtcgccgccgtaGCGGAGCCGCTCCGCCTCGCCTCCCGCCGCCTCGTGCTGCTCCCCGTCAACGACAACCCCGACGCCTCCGTCCCCGAGGGCGGTTCCCACTGGACCCTCCTCGTCCTCGACAACACCACCAGCCCATCCGGCCCCCGCTTCGTCCACCACGACAGCATCCGCGGCGAGCCCAACCTCCCCATCGCCAGCCGCCTCGCCGACGCGCTCCGCCCCCTGCTCCTCCAGAGCGATtcgaggaggaggggcgctgTGCCGGTCGTGGAGGGGCCCACCCCGAGGCAGCCCAACGGCTACGACTGCGGCGTCTACGTCATGGCCATCTCCAGGGCCATCTGTGGCTGGTGGAAGAGTGGCCATGGCGGCCACCGGGGTGGGGATTGGTTCGAGGCGGTGAGGAGGGAGGTGGACGCCGACAGTGTCAAGGCCATGAGGGGCGAGCTGCTGCAACTAATCACCACCCTCATCCAAGACAAGGCCAATGCCAGTTCAATATCCGAGGGCAACAAGACGGGCAACACTGATTGA
- the LOC120712924 gene encoding uncharacterized protein LOC120712924, with product MAAVARTNKPLHRQLPRYVPLCRLLLLLLLAALLTGAIVGGAGECSPAAAARVVFLLRTEQRLQGGLRGSSDDHGAPGTGDGSPPGGAGGRRSRMLIGSRAPTCTYNECRGCSHRCSVQEVPIDASDPINSAYHYKCICHL from the exons ATGGCCGCAGTAGCTAGGACGAACAAGCCGCTGCACCGGCAGCTGCCGCGCTACGTGCCGTTGTGCcgtctcctgctcctcctcctcctggctgCTCTCCTGACTG GTGCCATCGTAGGCGGCGCTGGAGaatgctcgccggcggcggcggctcgagtaGTCTTTCTTCTCCGGACAGAACAGCGGCTGCAG GGCGGGTTACGCGGATCGTCGGACGACCATGGAGCGCCGGGCACCGGTGATGGTTCGCCGCCGGGCGGTGCCGGCGGGAGGAGATCGAGGATGCTGATCGGGTCGAGGGCTCCGACGTGCACGTACAACGAGTGCCGGGGCTGCAGCCACAGGTGCAGCGTCCAGGAGGTGCCCATCGACGCCAGCGACCCCATCAACAGCGCCTACCACTACAAGTGCATCTGCCATCTCTAG
- the LOC120712923 gene encoding ras-related protein RABA5c-like, with amino-acid sequence MGDESEGEAEEYLFKVVIIGDSAVGKSNLLSRYARNEFNLHSKATIGVEFQTQSMDIDGKEVKAQIWDTAGQERFRAVTSAYYRGAFGALLVYDISRRSTFDNVGRWLQELNTHSDTTVAKMLVGNKCDLDNIREVPVEEGKTLAEAEGLFFMETSALDATNVKTAFEIVIKEIYSNVSRKILNSDSYKAELSLNRVSIDGDSKDDQKQMSRFGCC; translated from the exons ATGGGGGACGAGTcggagggcgaggcggaggagTACCTCTTCAAGGTGGTCATCATCGGGGACAGCGCGGTGGGGAAGAGCAACCTGCTCTCGCGCTACGCGCGCAACGAGTTCAACCTCCACTCCAAGGCCACCATCGGGGTCGAGTTCCAGACGCAGAGCATGGACATCGACGGCAAGGAGGTCAAGGCCCAGATCTGGGACACCGCCGGGCAGGAGCGCTTCCGCGCCGTCACCTCCGCTTACTACCGGGGCGCCTTCGGCGCGCTCCTCGTCTACGACATCTCGCGGCGATCCACCTTCGACAACGTCGGCCGCTGGCTCCAGGAGCTCAATA CACATTCTGACACAACCGTTGCCAAGATGCTGGTCGGCAACAAATGCGATCTGGATAACATCCGTGAAGTGCCCGTCGAAGAAGGCAAGACGCTCGCGGAAGCCGAAGGCCTGTTCTTCATGGAGACCTCGGCTCTGGACGCCACCAACGTGAAGACGGCCTTCGAGATCGTCATCAAGGAGATATACAGCAACGTGAGCCGGAAGATCCTGAACTCAGACTCTTACAAGGCCGAGCTCTCCCTGAACAGGGTGAGTATCGACGGGGACTCGAAGGACGATCAGAAGCAGATGAGCCGGTTCGGGTGCTGCTAG
- the LOC120713549 gene encoding jacalin-related lectin 19-like yields the protein MAMGSVVRMGPCGGGGGAARDVDTRGVDRVAKVAVRHGEAVHAVSVLYERGGRQEWTDLWGGPGGELAEICLRPGEHLTSVEGHCGEFEGGFVVRALTLVSNRRAYGPYGRPGPDGVPFALPAAGGRILGFHARSGRHLDAIGTYVKVERQESEQR from the exons ATGGCGATG GGGTCCGTGGTGCGGATGGggccctgcggcggcggcggcggggccgcccGGGACGTGGACACGCGCGGCGTGGACCGCGTCGCCAAGGTGGCCGTCCGCCACGGGGAGGCCGTCCACGCCGTGTCCGTGCTGTACGAGCGCGGCGGGCGCCAGGAGTGGACCGACCTCTGGGGCGGCCCCGGCGGGGAGCTCGCCGAGATCTGCCTGCGCCCCGGCGAGCACCTGACGAGCGTGGAAGGCCACTGCGGCGAGTTCGAGGGCGGCTTCGTGGTGCGCGCGCTCACGCTCGTCAGCAACCGCCGCGCCTACGGGCCGTACGGGCGCCCGGGCCCGGACGGCGTCCCGTTCGCGctgcccgcggccggcggcaggaTCCTCGGCTTCCACGCGCgctccggccgccacctcgacgCCATCGGCACCTACGTCAAGGTCGAACGGCAAGAAAGCGAGCAGAGATGA